Within the Candidatus Omnitrophota bacterium genome, the region GACGGCGGGGGGGGGGTGAATTCCCTTTATGTTCAGGTTAGCGTCATAATATTCGGCATTGCGCCGCCGTTGTGAATGCCATGACTCCAAATGGGGAAATTTGACTAATAGAATCGCCGCTTGCAGCGCATCCAGGCGAAAGTTGCCGCCGATGAGGGAATGGTAATATTTCGGCTGCGCTCCATGATTGCGCAGGCGAACCAGTTTTTCCGCCAACGATTCGTCGCTGGTTACAACCATGCCGCCGTCGCCTGCGCATCCGAGATTCTTGCTGGGGAAGAAGGAAAAGCATCCAACGGCGCCCATGCTTCCCGCCCGCTTCAAACCGGCGGCGGAAGGATATTGCGCGCCAATGGCCTGGGCGGCGTCTTCGACGACGGGAATGCCGTATTCCTGCGCCAGGGCTAGGATGGGAGCCATATCGGCGCATTGGCCGTAGAGATGGACGGGAATGATGGCTTTGACTTGCCCGGCGCTCTGCGGATTATCTACAAACCATCGGCGCAATGCCGCCGGATCCAAGTTATAAGTCGAGGGATCGATGTCCACGAATACCGGCGACGCATGAAGACGAGCGATGACTCCAGCGGTGGCGAAGAAAGAATAGGGCGTCGTGATGGCCAAATCGCCCGGCCCTACGTCCAGCGCCATCAATGAAATCAGCAGAGCGTCGGTGCCGGAGGAGACGCCTACGCCATATTTAGCGCCGGTATAAGCGGCGATGGCTTTTTCCAGTTCCGCTACTTTTGGTCCCATGATGTAACAAGTGGAATCGAGCGTCTCGGCGGCCGCCCTTTTTATCTCTTCCCCGATGGATTTCATTTGCGCCTTCAGATCGAGAAGTGGGACTTTCATCATCGTCGCTTTCCAACGCCTAGGCCGCGTTTATCGTATGCTGGATTGCAAATAACTTTTTTACTATTATGATGTTAGACGAAATCGAATTATAGGAAAGACAATTTATCGTTTGGAGAACCTTTTTTCTTTACGCATTTATTAGGCTAAACGTAAGTTCCGGGCGATGGAAGCGATTTTTCTTATGATTTATCAACTACCCTTTAGGACAAACTCCCTAGCCGATAAGAAGCGGCGGCGGCTTTTACGATCCATCGCTAGCCAAAAACGCCGGATGATTTTATACTTTATGATATAATACATATATGGGATGCTTCTTGAAATAGCGATCTTGGCGATGCGGGGTAAGGAATTTCTTGAATTTTTAGGAATATCTTCTTCTTTACGTTCGAGGAGCCTATGGACGAATGAGGAAAAACAGGTAGTAATTCTCGGAGAAGAATTTCCTCCCAAACAAAATGAAGCGTTTTCCTGGAATATTCTAAATTATCGGTTAATCTATCTCCAGGTCCACAGGATAAAGGGAGCAGAGATACGAAATGCTGTCGCGTCTAATAGAAATGGTAAGTTTCATCTTGGCAAAATCGATCGAGACGGACGAAGAAGATTGGACGATCCTGCAAAGAGATTTAACCGAGCAATTGGAAGGGCGGGGCTTCAACGGGCAGGAAATCGATGTCGCCTTCGAAGTCGCCAACCGCATTCGCACCCGCTTGGAAGAAGGATCGACGATCCCCGTCCCTTTCAAGACCAACCTGGTTTATCAATATCTGGAAGAGATCAAATTGACGAAAGCCGCTCGCGGCTATCTTCTTTCTCTAATCTATTCCGGCCTATTAACGCCCGAACAGCGGGAAGAAGTCGTGGAACGGGCTTACTTCATGGAAGCGCCGGAAGTGGATATTCCCGAAGTGCAATATCTCGTAAATTTCGTTCTCGGAGCCGAATCCTGGCCCGGCGAGGATTCGCCCTCCATGTCGTATTCTCTGCAATAAGAATCGCGCATCGCCCGCGAGATTGGCGCGTTGTTTCCCCGCCCCTATCGTATTCCACCATGTAAGAATCCAGTTCGCGCCGCCTTGAAAAACCTCGAAAAACGCTCATGATTTGACATCTCCGCAAAAGCGGCGAAAATACAGGATTGGCGTAAGGTTCGTTTATGGGCGCCCTTTCCAATCCAACGATTTTTGTTGTCGCTGGGATTATCCCAACAAACCATAAAGAAAAAAGCCATTCGCGTTGGCTATGCCGTTGCTTCTTCGAACTGGCATCCATTTCCTCGCCGTCAGCGAGACGGAGGCTTCCCGAATCGATGAATGAAAAGCCGAATCATCCGAACATTGAAAACCAGTTAAAAAAATTCAGAGAATCCATCGATGCTATCGACGAGAAAATTCTAAAAGCGCTCAACGAACGCGCCCAAATCGCCCAGGAAGTGGGCAGCCTAAAAAACCACATCCAGGCGGATTACTATATTCCCTCCCGCGAAAAAGAAGTGCTCAACCGGCTGTTGGAGATGAATCCCGGCCCGCTTTCGCCCGACGCCGTGACGGAAATTTTCCGCGAGATCATCAGCGCCTGCCGTTCGCTGGAAACCGTCATCTCCGTGGCTTACCTCGGGCCGGAAGGGACGTATCACCACTCCGCCGCGCAGGCCCATTTCGGACGTTCGGTCCAATTCTATCCCCTCGACACTATCAACTCCATCTATGACGAGGTGGAACGGCAGCGGGTGGATTACGGCGTCGTCGCCATCGAAAATTCCATCGAGGGCAGCGTCACGGAATCGCTGGACCGGCTCACCCATTCCAAGGTAAACGTTGTGGGAGAACGCTACTATCCCATTTCCCACAATTTAATCAGCCAATCCGAATTGCATAACATCACCGCCGTCTATTCCCATCCCCAAGCCATCCGGCAATGCCGTAAATGGTTGGAATCCAATCTGCCCAAAGCGCAATTGATCGACGCGCCCAGCACCACGCAAGCCGTGCTGAACTGCAAAAAAGACCCCCAAGCGGCGGCCATCGCCAGCGCGCTAGCAGCGGAAATTTACGACGCGCCCATCCAAGTTCGAGGCATCGAGGACGTTACCGGCAACACCACGCGCTTCTTCATCGTCGGCAAGAAATTCAATCCGCCCAGCGGCGACGATAAAACATCGATGGTAGTATTCATCCGAGACAAAGTCGGAGCGTTGTATTCCATGCTGGAACCGTTCAAGAACAACGCCATCAACCTCAACAACATCGTCTCCCGCCCCACCAAGCAGGAGGCGTGGCAATATATGTTCTTTATCGAATGCCAGGGGCATCGGAACGACGAAGTCGTCAAAAAAACGATCGAAGAAATCGAATCCAACAGCCTTTACGTCAAAGTGCTCGGTTCCTATCCCCGCATCCCTAATCCATCATGAAAAATAGCGCAATCGTGGATTTTCATCGGATAGGAATATACGGGATCGGCCTCTTGGGCGGTTCGCTGGGCATGGCGCTGAAAGCGCTCCATCCCGACGCCGCCATTATCGGCATTGGCCGTTCGCCGGAACGTCTGGAAGAAGCCAAACGTCTGGGAGCGGTCGATTCGTATACCTGCGAGCCGGGAAAAATCGATCCTCCCTTAGACCTTCTCGTTATCTGTACGCCGGTGAGAATGGTTCCCGGCCATTTGGAACAAACGCTGGCTTCGATGAATCCGGGCGCCGTCGCCACCGACGTGGGCAGCACGAAAGCCGACGTCGTCCGGCGTTGCGAGGAGATCGCGGGCAACCGCATTCGTTTTATTGGCTCCCATCCCATCGCTGGTTCCCATAAAACCGGCGTTGGAGCAGCGCAAAAAGACCTGTTCGAAAACAAAGTCTGCGTTGTAACGGAAACGGAGCGCACCGATCCCGCCGCTTTGGAAGCGGTTTGCGAATTATGGCGCTCCATAGGAATGCGCGTTACGCGATTGACGCCGGAAATCCATGATTTTCTGCTGGCTCGTTCCAGCCATCTACCCCATCTCGCCGCCTCCGCCTTATGCCACGTCATCCAAAAAGCGGGACCGGAAATCGAGCCGGTTCTAGGAACGGGCTTCCGGGACGCCACCCGCATCGCCGCCGGAGACCCCGGCATGTGGTTGGATATCTGCATGGAGAATCAAAAAGAAATCCTGGATTCGCTAGCATCGCTCAGGGACGTATTGGATGACATCCGCCGCTGGCTGGAAACCGGCGATGAGAAGGCGATCTACGCCTTTCTGCAACAAGCGCAGGATTGGAAGCACTCACTGGTGGAATGAGAATGAAAAAGTAGGATGGGTCATGTTGTTTGACCCATCGATTATAATACGTATACAATGGATGGATCAAAAAACGCGACCCATTCTACAATCTGGTTCATAAAATAAAGCAGCGGCAAGGGAGAACGGCCATGTCCGTTTTGGCGCAAAAACGACTATTCACGGTCGATGAATACTACAAAATGGCTCAATCCCATATTCTCGCTCCAACCGAGCATGTCGAATTGATTGAGGGGGAGATATTCCAAAAAACGCCAGTCAGCAGCAATCATGCGGGAACAGTAGCCTATCATTCGGAATTATTCATTTATAATTTAAAAGATAAAGTCATCGTCTGGGCGCAAAGTCCCATCCGGTTGAGCCAGTATTCCGAACCGGAGCCGGATATCGCCTTATTAAAGCCGCGTTCCGATTTTTATAAGAATAGCCACCCCGCGCCTGAGGACGTATGGCTGATAATAGAAACGGAGGATTCCTCTATCGCCTACGACCGCCAAATCAAAATGCCTTTATACGCCCGTCATGGCATTCCAGAATTCTGGATCGTGGATTTGAACCAGAAGGCGATCGAAGCGTATTCTCAACCCTCGCCGGAGGGATATAGTCTTTTGCGGACAGTCCGACCCAGCCAATCTTTATCTCCTTTCCATTTTCCGGAATTGGATCTCCCGGTTCGGAATCTCTTCGAATGAAACGCCATCACTAAAATTCGAAGGATTTTGGAATCCTCTCGCTTCCGCGCATTCCTTCACCTAGCAGCATGATCTACTCCATGATATTATTAACGTTTATCTTCGAAAAATAATCGATTCGATGAATGGATTCCATGCAACGATTCGCCGGCGTCTATCCGGACTGCCGAGAATGGTTGTTTTGTTTTTTGCGGGTGGCTGGACCATTCGATCCTTTTTAGGCGAACGAGGCGGGATTGGCTTTTGCGATTTCCTCTTCCCGATTGATTAGAAGAACGGCAACCGTCATGGATGCTCGACAATAAAGGAACATTATATTCCCTCATAATAAGCGAGGAGGTTTTTCTTCCATGTTCGAATGGATGAATCGACACAAAAAAGACATTATGAAATACACGCTTTGGCTGGTCATACCATCCTTCGTGTTGATGTATGGCTATGGAGAGTGCATGAAACCGCAGATGATCCGCTGGGTCGTAAAAGTGGACGATGCGGAAATTTCCGAACTGGCCTGGAACAACCAAATAGAACGGCTGCGGACGGAGATGCAGAATAATAGAGAAAACGGCCAGGAAGCCGATCTTCCGGCGGAAGAATTGCGGTCGCGGGCGCTGCAACGATCCATCGTCTCCGCTCTTTTCGAGGAAAAAGCGAACGAATGGGGAATCGCCACGACCGACGACGAAGTCTTTAAAACCATTCACGACCTCTCTTATTTCAAAGACGAACAAGGCAATTTCAGTTACGATATTTACCGCCAAAAAGTAATCGGGGCAGGGTATCACCCCATCCAATTCGAAGAAATGCAGCGGGAAAGCTTGACTCGCGCCAAGATGCAATCGGTCGTTACTCAATCCGTTTTCCGCTCCGCCGCGGACAAGAAACGCAACGACGACCGTCAAAACGCCAAAATCCAGATCGAATACCTGGCTTTCGAACCATCCAGCTATACGGAAGAAATCGCGCCCGATGAAGCTGGGATGCAAGAGTATTACGATAAGAACAAAGAGGATTACCGGATTCCCGAACAGCGCCGCATCGCGTACGCTCGATTCATTCCCGCCAATTTCATCCAAGAAGTATCGTATGCCGAACAGCAGGTAGAGCGTTATTTTCGGCAAAACCAGACGAAATACGAATTGCCGGAACAGGTAGCCGTCGAACATATTCTCTATAAGGCGGATAGCTTCATTAACGACGTTACGCCCACCGCGGAGAACATCGAAACGCAATACCGCCAAAACGCAGGAAAATACGTCAAGCCCGAACAAGCTCGCGTGCGGTATATCAGCGTTCCTCTCGCCGCCGCCGCGGAAACGCAACAAGTTACCGACGAAGCCATCGAAGAGTTCTACAAGAAAAATATCGCTCGCTACGAACATCCGGAACAAATCAAAGCGAGCCACATTCTGTTAAGAGTTACGGATGAAAACAACGCGGAGCAAGTGGAAGCCGTCAAGAATCATATTCTGGCCATTCGCCAGGAGATCGTCGACGGAACCTCCACCTTCCAGCAAGCCGCCCAAAAATACTCCCACGATGGCAGCGCCTCCAAAGGCGGAGACCTGGGCTATTTCGGACGGGGAAGAATGGTGGCGCCCTTCGAAGAAGCGGCTTTCTCGCTGCCCGTCAACCAGATATCGGAACCGGTGAAAACCCGCTATGGATATCATCTGATTATGGTGGAGGAAAAACGCGAGGCGGGAACGGAGCCGCTGGAAAAAGTCCGCGATTCCATCGCCATGGATTTGAAAAAAGAAAAAGCCCACAAATATTTTCAACGATTGGCGGACGAAATACAATCGTTGAACGGATTAGCGGAACGCTATGCCATAAAAGAAACGCCGTGGTTTAGCAAGCAAGATCCCATTGAAGGCGTTTCGGATCGGGGGGAACGCATCCTCTTCAACCAGGCTTTTTCCAATACAACGGGGAAACCCGTTTATCAAGCGGGCAGCATTTATATGGACAACGTCTACTTGATCGAACCGGCCGGCCATACGCCATCCGCAGCCATGACGCTGGAAGAAGCGCGGGATACGGTAGTCAAGGATGCGAAAATCTCTCTTGCCGAAAAACTGGCGGATCAGACGGCGGAAGCGGACGCGGCGCGGATCAAGGAAGCTTCCGTTCCGTTGGAAACCATCGCTATGGAAAGAAAAATGGAAATTCAGCCTACGAAATTATTCGACCGCAACGCAACGTTCATCGAAGGGTTGGGGTCCAGGCCATCCTCCGTCATCAGTTCCGCTTTTACGATGGAAAAGGGCGAAGTGAGAGGTCCACTCAAAACCTCGGTTGGTTCGCATA harbors:
- a CDS encoding DegT/DnrJ/EryC1/StrS family aminotransferase, which translates into the protein MKVPLLDLKAQMKSIGEEIKRAAAETLDSTCYIMGPKVAELEKAIAAYTGAKYGVGVSSGTDALLISLMALDVGPGDLAITTPYSFFATAGVIARLHASPVFVDIDPSTYNLDPAALRRWFVDNPQSAGQVKAIIPVHLYGQCADMAPILALAQEYGIPVVEDAAQAIGAQYPSAAGLKRAGSMGAVGCFSFFPSKNLGCAGDGGMVVTSDESLAEKLVRLRNHGAQPKYYHSLIGGNFRLDALQAAILLVKFPHLESWHSQRRRNAEYYDANLNIKGIHPPPAVYGRENHIYNQYVISVPEKRDEFREFLKKKEIGHEVYYPVPFHEQECFRYLGYRPGDFPHSERAARHTIALPIYPELTQEMQDYILEAIGEFYG
- a CDS encoding DUF494 family protein — encoded protein: MLSRLIEMVSFILAKSIETDEEDWTILQRDLTEQLEGRGFNGQEIDVAFEVANRIRTRLEEGSTIPVPFKTNLVYQYLEEIKLTKAARGYLLSLIYSGLLTPEQREEVVERAYFMEAPEVDIPEVQYLVNFVLGAESWPGEDSPSMSYSLQ
- the pheA gene encoding prephenate dehydratase, whose translation is MNEKPNHPNIENQLKKFRESIDAIDEKILKALNERAQIAQEVGSLKNHIQADYYIPSREKEVLNRLLEMNPGPLSPDAVTEIFREIISACRSLETVISVAYLGPEGTYHHSAAQAHFGRSVQFYPLDTINSIYDEVERQRVDYGVVAIENSIEGSVTESLDRLTHSKVNVVGERYYPISHNLISQSELHNITAVYSHPQAIRQCRKWLESNLPKAQLIDAPSTTQAVLNCKKDPQAAAIASALAAEIYDAPIQVRGIEDVTGNTTRFFIVGKKFNPPSGDDKTSMVVFIRDKVGALYSMLEPFKNNAINLNNIVSRPTKQEAWQYMFFIECQGHRNDEVVKKTIEEIESNSLYVKVLGSYPRIPNPS
- a CDS encoding prephenate dehydrogenase/arogenate dehydrogenase family protein, producing MKNSAIVDFHRIGIYGIGLLGGSLGMALKALHPDAAIIGIGRSPERLEEAKRLGAVDSYTCEPGKIDPPLDLLVICTPVRMVPGHLEQTLASMNPGAVATDVGSTKADVVRRCEEIAGNRIRFIGSHPIAGSHKTGVGAAQKDLFENKVCVVTETERTDPAALEAVCELWRSIGMRVTRLTPEIHDFLLARSSHLPHLAASALCHVIQKAGPEIEPVLGTGFRDATRIAAGDPGMWLDICMENQKEILDSLASLRDVLDDIRRWLETGDEKAIYAFLQQAQDWKHSLVE
- a CDS encoding Uma2 family endonuclease; the protein is MSVLAQKRLFTVDEYYKMAQSHILAPTEHVELIEGEIFQKTPVSSNHAGTVAYHSELFIYNLKDKVIVWAQSPIRLSQYSEPEPDIALLKPRSDFYKNSHPAPEDVWLIIETEDSSIAYDRQIKMPLYARHGIPEFWIVDLNQKAIEAYSQPSPEGYSLLRTVRPSQSLSPFHFPELDLPVRNLFE
- a CDS encoding peptidyl-prolyl cis-trans isomerase encodes the protein MFEWMNRHKKDIMKYTLWLVIPSFVLMYGYGECMKPQMIRWVVKVDDAEISELAWNNQIERLRTEMQNNRENGQEADLPAEELRSRALQRSIVSALFEEKANEWGIATTDDEVFKTIHDLSYFKDEQGNFSYDIYRQKVIGAGYHPIQFEEMQRESLTRAKMQSVVTQSVFRSAADKKRNDDRQNAKIQIEYLAFEPSSYTEEIAPDEAGMQEYYDKNKEDYRIPEQRRIAYARFIPANFIQEVSYAEQQVERYFRQNQTKYELPEQVAVEHILYKADSFINDVTPTAENIETQYRQNAGKYVKPEQARVRYISVPLAAAAETQQVTDEAIEEFYKKNIARYEHPEQIKASHILLRVTDENNAEQVEAVKNHILAIRQEIVDGTSTFQQAAQKYSHDGSASKGGDLGYFGRGRMVAPFEEAAFSLPVNQISEPVKTRYGYHLIMVEEKREAGTEPLEKVRDSIAMDLKKEKAHKYFQRLADEIQSLNGLAERYAIKETPWFSKQDPIEGVSDRGERILFNQAFSNTTGKPVYQAGSIYMDNVYLIEPAGHTPSAAMTLEEARDTVVKDAKISLAEKLADQTAEADAARIKEASVPLETIAMERKMEIQPTKLFDRNATFIEGLGSRPSSVISSAFTMEKGEVRGPLKTSVGSHIIRLLTRQPSHLPEFAEVKPQAENDYKQDYAARLARSAANNFINDLFEKEDQMLEQAASMGIEAGTTDLFKENDAIPGLGYKRAVNAETFKLTKEGEMASRAAAEEQSQPSSQQQSEPEIEAFYAIRLLEIKPSYIPSLEEAQKDVERDYRLQQAEKIAVENAQKTLAAIQSLLSSSGPIEATRAVDLTQFEDKPEENKPQTSAGKGASYRGPIEITGMGQIQGIGRSPAIAKTALALNPGQISQVVQNYQMKMLPDKTRVQGKMTGAYIIQTLGKSQKEEADNDPQSIAKQIERYLEQQSQSLAFSAWVDEVSSAANIQYNDEILNPDREDKELEEK